The following coding sequences lie in one Zingiber officinale cultivar Zhangliang chromosome 2B, Zo_v1.1, whole genome shotgun sequence genomic window:
- the LOC122045475 gene encoding putative UDP-rhamnose:rhamnosyltransferase 1 yields the protein MADHGNGDSLHIAVFPWLAFGHMLPFLRLSKSLAKRRHRVSFLSTPRNIARLPKLPPDVAPFIDFVPLPLPPIDNLPLDAESTNDLLPDQVQYLKKALDGLQSPFACFLRSTKPDWVIIDFCQHWAPAIAAELNVPCAYFSIFRASTLFIFSDKITRPTSLLTPEEFTKPPESVPFPTTLAFRLYEAKGVIWAYRDNASGISDMQRITSVLKASNLVAFRSCFEHESSWLSLFATRFCAGDVVPVGLLPTPEDELASHAEAQSSSTATILRWLSEQLPRSVVYVAIGSEATLSAEQERELASGLELSAMPFLWAVRKPSGSGAGGGGGSRRHHHGMVIEGWVPQLEILRHNSVGAFLTHCGYSSVIEGLQFGLPLVMLPLIVDTGLIARWCVEMKVGEEVARNEADGSFTGEDVAVAIRKVMVEEEVGKAFRSNSEKQREVFADMKLHESYVDSFIQRLRSKGDYNINLHELQARSSQ from the coding sequence ATGGCGGATCACGGAAATGGAGATTCTCTCCACATCGCCGTCTTCCCCTGGCTCGCCTTCGGCCACATGCTCCCCTTTCTCCGCCTCTCCAAGTCGCTGGCCAAGCGCCGCCACCGCGTCTCCTTCCTCTCCACCCCGAGAAACATCGCCCGCCTCCCTAAACTCCCTCCCGATGTCGCACCGTTTATTGACTTCGTACCTTTACCTTTGCCGCCTATCGACAACCTCCCGCTCGACGCCGAGTCCACAAATGACCTCCTTCCGGACCAAGTTCAGTACTTGAAGAAGGCGCTCGACGGACTGCAGAGTCCCTTCGCGTGCTTCCTCCGGTCGACAAAACCAGACTGGGTGATCATCGACTTCTGCCAGCACTGGGCACCAGCCATCGCTGCCGAGCTCAACGTCCCCTGTGCGTATTTCTCTATTTTTCGCGCCTCGACCTTGTTCATTTTTTCCGACAAGATCACCAGGCCGACATCGCTGCTGACCCCTGAGGAGTTCACCAAGCCGCCGGAAAGCGTCCCGTTTCCGACCACCCTCGCCTTCCGTCTCTACGAGGCGAAGGGGGTGATCTGGGCGTACCGAGACAATGCCTCCGGCATCAGCGACATGCAACGCATCACCTCTGTCCTGAAAGCGAGCAACTTGGTCGCCTTCCGGAGCTGCTTCGAACATGAATCCTCTTGGCTGTCGCTCTTCGCGACGCGATTTTGCGCCGGAGACGTCGTGCCGGTCGGCCTGCTGCCCACGCCGGAGGACGAACTAGCATCGCACGCCGAAGCGCAGTCATCGTCGACGGCGACCATCCTCCGGTGGCTGAGCGAGCAACTGCCGAGGAGCGTCGTCTACGTCGCGATAGGGAGCGAGGCGACACTGAGCGCAGAGCAGGAGCGCGAGCTGGCCTCAGGGCTGGAGCTCTCGGCGATGCCGTTTCTTTGGGCAGTAAGAAAGCCGTCAGGCTCGGGAGCAGGCGGAGGCGGCGGCTCTCGGCGCCACCACCACGGGATGGTGATCGAAGGTTGGGTTCCGCAGCTGGAGATCCTCCGGCACAATTCTGTGGGGGCCTTCCTGACGCACTGCGGATACAGCTCGGTGATCGAGGGCCTCCAGTTCGGACTGCCGCTGGTGATGCTGCCGTTGATCGTCGACACTGGACTGATCGCTCGGTGGTGCGTGGAAATGAAGGTGGGAGAGGAGGTGGCGAGGAACGAGGCCGATGGGTCGTTCACTGGAGAAGACGTGGCGGTGGCTATAAGGAAGGTGATGGTGGAAGAGGAAGTAGGGAAGGCGTTCCGAAGCAACTCTGAGAAGCAACGGGAAGTCTTCGCCGACATGAAGCTCCACGAGTCCTACGTGGACAGCTTCATCCAACGACTGAGATCAAAAGGAGACTACAACATCAATCTCCATGAACTGCAAGCCAGAAGCTCTCAATAA